The following are from one region of the Deltaproteobacteria bacterium genome:
- a CDS encoding 4Fe-4S dicluster domain-containing protein: MSEHKTGGVRYGMVIDLDKCTGCMACAVACQQENNISFREDESNKLRSITWLRVFYLDNGKPYPEHRQAYLPRPCQHCDSPHDSPCTIVCPVNATKRDEANGLVNQIPVRCIGCRYCMAACPYHARYFNWWDPKWPKPMEQMLTPDVSPRMRGVVEKCTMCVHRLQRAKDKAFMEGRRELEEGEYVPACVEACPTKAMTFGNLHDPHSEVAKLAKSPHAFRLLAKLGTHPKIIYLSKQDWIRKQADNFI, encoded by the coding sequence ATGAGCGAACACAAGACAGGTGGAGTTCGTTACGGCATGGTCATTGATCTCGACAAATGTACCGGGTGCATGGCCTGTGCTGTTGCTTGCCAGCAGGAAAACAACATTTCTTTCAGGGAGGACGAGAGTAACAAGCTGCGTTCCATCACCTGGCTGAGGGTGTTTTACCTGGACAATGGCAAGCCTTACCCTGAGCATCGACAGGCGTATTTGCCGAGGCCATGTCAGCATTGTGACTCACCACATGACTCCCCGTGCACCATTGTCTGCCCGGTGAACGCAACCAAAAGGGACGAGGCAAATGGGCTTGTCAACCAGATCCCGGTACGTTGTATCGGCTGTCGTTACTGCATGGCCGCCTGTCCTTATCATGCCCGCTATTTCAACTGGTGGGACCCGAAGTGGCCGAAACCGATGGAGCAGATGCTTACGCCTGATGTGTCACCACGGATGCGGGGTGTGGTGGAAAAATGCACCATGTGTGTCCACAGGCTTCAGAGAGCTAAAGACAAGGCATTTATGGAAGGACGACGCGAGTTGGAGGAGGGAGAATACGTACCTGCCTGTGTGGAGGCCTGCCCCACAAAAGCAATGACCTTCGGCAATCTTCACGACCCGCACAGTGAGGTGGCCAAACTGGCCAAGAGCCCTCACGCTTTTCGGCTTCTGGCCAAGCTGGGGACGCACCCCAAGATAATCTATCTGAGCAAGCAGGATTGGATTCGCAAGCAGGCTGATAACTTTATATGA